Proteins encoded in a region of the Methyloterricola oryzae genome:
- a CDS encoding penicillin-binding protein activator, which yields MIDEAQGRIRAGDFDGAARVYQHLAQVSNAPDYYRLMAADAELRGGNGSAAEALLGQVRAEDLVEDEQYRYTLLKSRLYLNQGRARDAMLLLDTLSPQQLDPGQRAHYHTLRASAYNQLGNMLESARERVFLGYLLKSPQAVEKNNQLIYEDLSRMPESALAGLRNGRRDTLGGWIELAFIMQGPEPERPQALAAWRGQFPQHPANGPFLNTLGGAAEETVKVTPLRDAEPTPALAAEPTPAPAAAPGPVIGVLLPLSGPFAGAGQAIRGGMEAANGADTNPGKLGLKFVDTNGGDVVALYDQLVKEGAQDVVGPLIKEDVARLAAGVELSVPVLALNQGSDASRDNLFQFGLTPEQEVEQSAGSAWFDGRQNALVLAPASAYGQRLISHFSRYWKSLGGKIVAIKTYKPGGEDFTSSVHDLLASSPGALAREDGAAAPPEAATGSADFVFMIADARDARLLRPQLESQQAMPIPVYAMSQVFNGRPDAVDQDRDLNGVIFCDLPWMLNPNDSGPLSRNSLQSLVERTPENYTRLIAMGIDAYNLVPQLPLLRSGAQSRFAGATGQLDVKAGNKIQRQLSCAQFESGVPQPRGIAPMLQPSAAGMQSAP from the coding sequence ATGATCGACGAAGCGCAGGGGCGTATTCGGGCCGGGGATTTTGATGGCGCTGCGCGGGTGTATCAGCATCTCGCACAGGTTTCCAACGCGCCCGATTACTACCGGCTGATGGCGGCGGATGCGGAACTGCGCGGCGGCAACGGCTCCGCGGCCGAGGCCTTGCTGGGGCAGGTGCGCGCAGAGGATCTCGTCGAGGACGAACAATACCGCTATACGCTGCTCAAGAGCCGCCTCTATCTGAACCAGGGGCGCGCCAGGGACGCCATGCTTCTGTTGGATACCCTGAGCCCCCAGCAACTGGATCCTGGGCAGCGCGCCCATTATCACACACTCCGGGCGTCGGCCTACAATCAACTGGGCAATATGCTGGAAAGCGCGCGGGAAAGGGTGTTTCTGGGGTATCTGCTGAAGTCCCCCCAGGCGGTGGAAAAGAACAACCAGCTCATCTACGAGGACCTCAGTCGCATGCCTGAATCAGCGCTTGCAGGGCTTCGCAACGGGCGCCGCGACACCCTGGGAGGCTGGATCGAATTAGCCTTCATCATGCAAGGGCCTGAGCCGGAGCGCCCGCAGGCGCTGGCGGCCTGGCGCGGGCAGTTTCCCCAGCATCCGGCGAATGGGCCTTTCCTGAATACCCTGGGCGGTGCGGCCGAAGAAACGGTCAAGGTCACCCCGCTGCGCGATGCCGAGCCCACCCCTGCGCTGGCCGCAGAGCCAACACCGGCGCCGGCCGCGGCGCCTGGACCCGTGATCGGTGTCCTGCTGCCGCTCAGTGGTCCCTTCGCTGGCGCCGGACAGGCCATACGCGGCGGCATGGAAGCGGCCAACGGGGCGGACACCAATCCGGGCAAGCTAGGCCTCAAATTTGTCGACACCAACGGTGGCGATGTCGTCGCCCTGTACGACCAATTGGTGAAAGAGGGCGCGCAGGATGTGGTGGGACCGCTGATCAAGGAAGATGTGGCGCGACTGGCGGCGGGCGTCGAATTGAGCGTGCCGGTGTTGGCCTTGAACCAGGGCAGCGATGCCTCCCGTGACAATCTGTTCCAGTTTGGGCTGACGCCCGAGCAGGAGGTCGAGCAGTCCGCCGGCAGCGCCTGGTTCGACGGCCGGCAGAACGCGCTGGTGCTGGCGCCGGCCTCGGCTTACGGGCAGCGCCTGATCAGCCATTTCAGCCGCTACTGGAAGAGCCTTGGCGGAAAGATCGTCGCCATCAAGACCTACAAGCCGGGTGGCGAGGATTTTACCAGCAGCGTTCATGACCTGCTGGCGTCCAGCCCCGGTGCTCTGGCTCGGGAGGATGGGGCGGCGGCACCGCCGGAAGCCGCCACCGGTTCCGCCGACTTCGTGTTCATGATCGCCGACGCTCGGGATGCCCGTCTGCTGCGGCCGCAACTGGAATCGCAGCAGGCCATGCCGATTCCGGTCTACGCCATGTCGCAAGTCTTCAACGGGCGTCCCGATGCGGTGGACCAGGACCGCGATCTGAACGGCGTGATCTTCTGTGACCTGCCCTGGATGCTCAATCCCAACGATAGTGGGCCACTGTCGCGCAACAGCCTGCAGTCCCTGGTGGAGCGCACGCCGGAGAACTACACGCGTCTGATTGCCATGGGCATCGATGCCTACAATCTGGTGCCGCAACTGCCCCTGCTAAGATCCGGCGCGCAGAGCCGCTTCGCGGGAGCCACCGGACAACTGGATGTGAAGGCAGGCAACAAGATTCAGCGCCAGTTGTCCTGTGCCCAGTTCGAATCCGGCGTGCCCCAGCCGCGGGGCATCGCGCCGATGTTGCAGCCCAGTGCTGCCGGTATGCAATCCGCGCCCTGA
- the nadC gene encoding carboxylating nicotinate-nucleotide diphosphorylase — translation MLVSLEDIDRWLTEDIGAGDLTALIVPAETHATAKVVTREDTVVCGQPWVEAVFARIDPQTRITWSVDEGSWVAAGTQLCELSGTARSLLTGERTALNLLQTLSGTATLARRYANAVSGSAVTVLDTRKTLPGLRKAQKYAVRCGGCQNHRMGLYDGILIKENHIMAAGSIHAAVQQAHALGADVPVEVEVENLAELTQAMEAGADRVLLDNFSLELMRQAVAINAGRLKLEVSGNVSLDNIADIAATGVDYISVGALTKNVQAIDLSMRITLVQ, via the coding sequence ATGCTGGTTTCCCTGGAAGACATTGATCGCTGGCTAACGGAAGACATCGGCGCCGGCGACCTTACCGCGCTCATCGTGCCGGCCGAAACGCACGCCACGGCCAAGGTGGTGACCCGCGAGGACACAGTGGTCTGCGGCCAACCCTGGGTGGAAGCGGTCTTCGCACGAATCGACCCGCAAACGCGCATTACCTGGTCAGTCGATGAGGGTAGTTGGGTCGCAGCGGGAACGCAGTTGTGCGAACTATCCGGCACGGCCAGATCCCTGTTGACCGGAGAGCGAACAGCGCTCAACCTGCTGCAGACGTTGTCCGGCACGGCCACCCTCGCCCGGCGCTACGCCAACGCGGTGAGCGGCTCGGCCGTGACCGTGCTGGATACACGCAAGACCCTGCCCGGCCTGCGCAAGGCACAGAAATACGCGGTCCGTTGCGGGGGCTGCCAAAACCATCGCATGGGCCTGTATGACGGCATCCTGATCAAGGAAAACCACATCATGGCGGCAGGATCGATCCACGCCGCCGTGCAGCAGGCTCACGCCCTGGGCGCCGATGTGCCGGTCGAAGTCGAAGTAGAGAATCTCGCGGAACTGACCCAAGCGATGGAAGCCGGGGCCGACCGGGTGCTGCTGGACAATTTCAGCCTGGAACTCATGCGGCAGGCCGTCGCCATCAACGCGGGCCGCCTGAAGCTCGAGGTTTCGGGAAACGTCTCTCTGGACAATATCGCGGACATAGCCGCCACTGGCGTCGACTATATCTCCGTCGGCGCGCTGACCAAGAACGTCCAAGCAATCGACCTGTCCATGCGCATCACCCTGGTGCAGTAG
- the hisB gene encoding imidazoleglycerol-phosphate dehydratase HisB, with translation MDQRTAEIRRDTLETQVFVQVNLDGAGTGRFETGVPFLEHMLDQVARHGLIDLTVKAAGDLHIDAHHTVEDVGITLGQAIDRAVGDKRGIRRYGHSYVPLDEALSRVVIDFSGRPGLAYDVSFPRARIGDFDVDLLLEFFRGFVNHAKVSLHIDSLKGVNAHHVAETIFKAFGRAMRMALERDERMQGILPSTKGAL, from the coding sequence ATGGATCAACGTACGGCGGAAATAAGGCGCGATACCCTGGAAACCCAGGTTTTTGTCCAGGTCAATCTTGATGGTGCCGGAACCGGCCGCTTCGAGACAGGCGTACCCTTCCTCGAGCACATGCTCGATCAAGTCGCTCGGCACGGGTTGATCGATCTGACCGTGAAGGCCGCGGGCGATCTGCACATCGACGCGCACCATACGGTGGAGGATGTGGGTATTACCCTGGGGCAGGCCATCGATCGCGCTGTGGGCGACAAACGCGGCATTCGCCGCTATGGGCACTCATACGTGCCGCTGGACGAGGCTTTGTCGCGTGTGGTGATTGATTTCTCCGGCCGGCCAGGGCTGGCCTACGATGTCAGCTTCCCCAGGGCGCGTATCGGCGATTTCGATGTGGATCTCTTGCTGGAATTCTTCCGGGGATTCGTGAACCATGCTAAAGTGTCGTTGCATATCGACAGCCTGAAAGGCGTCAATGCCCACCATGTGGCAGAGACGATCTTCAAGGCATTTGGCCGGGCCATGCGCATGGCGCTTGAGCGTGATGAGCGCATGCAAGGCATTCTTCCATCGACCAAAGGCGCATTGTAG
- a CDS encoding YraN family protein: MAEAREGGRSKHLVAGEQAETAALEYLKAQGLSLVERNFRCRRGEIDLVMREGSGLVFVEVRYRASSRYGSPLESIDARKRGRLVAAASHYLAVNRVDCPARFDVVALTPGPAQLELQWIKNAFQDSPT; the protein is encoded by the coding sequence ATGGCGGAGGCGCGCGAAGGAGGTCGGTCGAAGCACCTCGTAGCGGGCGAGCAGGCCGAAACCGCGGCCTTGGAATACCTTAAGGCTCAGGGCCTGAGCTTGGTGGAGCGGAATTTTCGCTGCCGGCGCGGGGAAATCGATCTGGTCATGCGCGAAGGCAGCGGCCTGGTGTTCGTGGAAGTGCGCTACCGCGCGTCGTCCCGGTACGGTTCGCCGCTGGAGAGTATCGATGCCCGCAAGCGCGGACGGCTTGTCGCTGCGGCCAGCCATTACCTCGCGGTCAATCGGGTCGACTGTCCGGCTCGATTCGATGTGGTCGCCCTAACGCCGGGGCCCGCGCAGCTTGAACTTCAATGGATCAAAAACGCCTTTCAGGACAGCCCCACATGA
- the hisF gene encoding imidazole glycerol phosphate synthase subunit HisF, translated as MLAKRIIPCLDVDNGRVVKGVRFVEIRDAGDPVEIARRYDREGADELTFLDITASSDNRQTMVHVVEQVAGEVFIPLTVGGGIRTLEDIRRMLNAGADKVSINTAAVFNPEFVREAAARFGSQCIVVAIDAKQVSTVPPRWEIFTHGGRKPTGLDAIDWARRMVEYGAGEILLTSMDRDGTKSGFDLALTRAISEAVSVPVIASGGVGNLQDLADGVTTGKADAVLAASIFHFAEYSIRQAKEHMAGQGIEVRL; from the coding sequence GTGCTGGCCAAACGGATCATCCCCTGCCTGGACGTGGACAACGGGCGGGTCGTCAAGGGCGTCCGCTTCGTGGAGATACGCGACGCCGGCGATCCGGTGGAGATTGCTCGCCGCTATGACCGCGAAGGCGCGGACGAACTGACGTTCCTGGATATCACTGCCAGTTCCGACAACAGGCAGACCATGGTTCATGTGGTCGAGCAGGTGGCCGGCGAGGTGTTCATTCCCCTCACGGTGGGAGGCGGGATCCGCACGCTAGAGGATATCCGGCGCATGCTCAATGCCGGAGCGGACAAGGTCAGCATCAATACTGCCGCGGTGTTCAATCCGGAATTCGTGCGCGAGGCGGCGGCCCGTTTCGGTTCGCAGTGCATCGTGGTCGCCATTGACGCCAAGCAGGTGAGTACCGTTCCGCCACGCTGGGAGATCTTTACCCACGGCGGGCGTAAGCCGACAGGCCTGGACGCGATCGACTGGGCGCGGCGGATGGTGGAGTACGGAGCCGGCGAGATCCTGCTCACCAGCATGGACCGCGACGGAACCAAATCCGGCTTCGATCTGGCATTGACCCGCGCCATCAGCGAGGCCGTCAGTGTGCCGGTGATCGCCTCCGGGGGGGTCGGCAACCTGCAGGATCTGGCCGATGGCGTGACCACAGGCAAGGCCGATGCGGTGCTCGCTGCGAGCATCTTTCATTTCGCCGAGTATTCCATCCGTCAGGCCAAGGAGCACATGGCGGGGCAGGGGATCGAGGTGCGATTGTGA
- a CDS encoding phosphoheptose isomerase, whose protein sequence is MNFQERIHRQFTANFQTAQEALTNLSELIEIASVKLANSLLSDGKILCCGNGGSAAQAQHFSSEMLNRFERERPGLPAIALTTDTSTLTSVANDYRYDDVFAKQIRALGHSQDALIVYTTSGNSASILSAVMAAHDRDMAVIALSGRDGGALAPLLKETDIEIRVACPSTARVQEVHLIITHCLCDLIDLQLFGE, encoded by the coding sequence ATGAATTTCCAGGAACGCATCCACCGCCAGTTCACGGCGAATTTCCAGACTGCGCAGGAAGCGCTCACCAACCTGAGCGAATTGATCGAGATTGCTTCGGTCAAGCTGGCCAACAGCCTGCTGAGTGACGGCAAGATTCTGTGCTGCGGCAACGGCGGGTCCGCCGCCCAGGCCCAGCATTTTTCGTCGGAAATGCTCAACCGCTTCGAACGTGAACGCCCCGGGCTGCCGGCCATCGCCTTGACCACGGACACGTCCACCTTGACATCGGTTGCCAACGACTACCGGTACGACGACGTGTTTGCCAAGCAGATTCGCGCCCTTGGGCATTCCCAGGACGCCCTGATTGTTTACACCACCAGCGGCAATTCCGCGAGCATCCTCTCGGCGGTGATGGCGGCCCACGACAGGGACATGGCGGTCATCGCGCTAAGCGGCCGCGATGGCGGCGCCCTGGCGCCGCTGTTGAAGGAAACCGACATCGAAATCCGCGTGGCCTGTCCGTCCACGGCGCGGGTGCAGGAGGTGCACCTGATCATCACCCACTGTCTGTGCGATCTGATCGACCTGCAGTTGTTCGGGGAGTGA
- the hisI gene encoding phosphoribosyl-AMP cyclohydrolase, with protein sequence MSTAWLDELRWTGDGLVPVIAQEASSGQVLMFAWMNREALALTVTEGYAVYWSRSRQKLWRKGEESGHRQKVMEIRLDCDEDVVLLKVEQAGGIACHTGRHHCFFRVLRDGAWVTVDPVLKDPEAIYR encoded by the coding sequence GTGAGCACCGCCTGGCTGGACGAGCTGCGCTGGACCGGCGATGGTCTGGTGCCCGTGATCGCGCAGGAGGCAAGTTCAGGGCAGGTGCTGATGTTCGCCTGGATGAATCGCGAGGCGCTCGCCCTCACTGTCACCGAGGGCTATGCCGTGTACTGGTCGCGTTCACGGCAGAAGCTCTGGCGCAAGGGTGAGGAATCCGGTCATCGCCAGAAGGTCATGGAGATCCGCCTGGACTGTGACGAGGACGTGGTGCTGCTCAAGGTGGAGCAGGCGGGCGGCATTGCCTGCCACACGGGACGGCATCACTGCTTTTTCCGGGTGCTGAGGGACGGCGCCTGGGTGACGGTAGACCCTGTGTTGAAAGATCCGGAGGCGATTTACCGATGA
- a CDS encoding HEAT repeat domain-containing protein, with product MRIFIIVLLVTLVAGGLVVYRILQSESLNEMEVSSSPAPVAKATPAAAPAPPVLPHAEEIQAQAVQAPTPEDEEDEAQIDAEQVLEALESLKSTDPEERVAGVEQLAAFPTAEAEQQLLITLAGDSSADVRSAAAQSLGQFENLSDGIMTALLKALEDQDEDVQVSALDAIESLVSDMEANEPRLKQVLSTLKKLQSSKKLRADTRQGIKEFLEDQ from the coding sequence ATGCGAATTTTTATTATAGTCCTGCTGGTCACGCTGGTAGCGGGCGGACTGGTCGTCTATCGCATTCTCCAAAGCGAAAGCCTGAATGAAATGGAGGTGTCGTCTTCGCCCGCGCCAGTGGCGAAGGCAACGCCCGCGGCCGCGCCGGCGCCTCCGGTGCTGCCTCATGCCGAGGAAATTCAGGCTCAGGCGGTTCAGGCGCCTACGCCGGAAGATGAGGAGGACGAGGCGCAGATCGATGCCGAGCAGGTGCTGGAGGCGCTGGAGTCCCTTAAGAGTACCGATCCAGAGGAGCGCGTTGCCGGGGTGGAACAACTGGCCGCCTTCCCGACGGCGGAGGCCGAGCAACAGTTGCTCATCACCCTTGCCGGCGACTCGAGCGCGGATGTGCGCAGCGCCGCTGCGCAAAGCCTTGGTCAGTTCGAGAATCTTTCCGACGGCATCATGACGGCCCTGCTGAAGGCTCTGGAAGACCAGGATGAGGACGTACAGGTGAGCGCCCTGGACGCCATCGAAAGCCTAGTGTCGGATATGGAGGCGAATGAGCCCCGTCTTAAGCAGGTGCTCAGCACGCTGAAGAAACTGCAGTCCTCAAAGAAGCTCAGGGCCGACACGAGGCAGGGAATCAAGGAGTTTCTAGAGGATCAGTAG
- a CDS encoding GlcG/HbpS family heme-binding protein — protein sequence MRKEAGISLALSVAALTLGSQAALATCKDVSYSQLKSAAQAAVTAEKSGYGLPMWVTMVDETGKICHVVNSTDGKGHNSGALWLGSRNISAQKASTANAFSIDGYAISTANLYTPVNQGQSLFGLQASNPINGSLAYTGSPNQYGTKNDPLKNKRIGGVNVFGGGLAVYSGGNKKIGAIGVSGDTSCRDHAVAWLIRAALNGHPGGTGITTANYTADGTAVAINGAAGTSNTFNLKGDELILINDVTGASDAGEGWGGWKHPACPRTAAGSADGTAANGIIVVKNKAPD from the coding sequence ATGAGAAAAGAGGCAGGTATTTCTTTGGCTTTGAGCGTGGCCGCGTTGACTCTTGGCAGCCAGGCCGCATTGGCAACGTGTAAGGATGTATCGTATAGCCAGTTGAAGTCAGCCGCTCAGGCTGCGGTGACGGCGGAAAAGAGTGGGTATGGCCTTCCCATGTGGGTGACCATGGTGGATGAAACCGGCAAGATCTGTCATGTGGTCAACTCGACGGATGGCAAAGGCCACAACAGCGGCGCGTTATGGCTGGGCAGTCGTAACATCTCGGCGCAGAAGGCGAGCACGGCCAATGCCTTCAGCATCGACGGCTACGCCATCTCGACGGCCAACCTGTATACTCCCGTCAATCAGGGCCAGAGCCTGTTTGGTCTGCAGGCCAGCAACCCCATCAACGGCAGTCTCGCTTATACGGGGAGCCCGAACCAATACGGGACCAAGAATGATCCCCTGAAGAACAAGCGCATCGGCGGCGTCAACGTGTTCGGCGGTGGTCTTGCGGTGTACTCCGGGGGCAATAAGAAGATCGGCGCTATCGGCGTTTCCGGCGACACATCGTGCCGCGATCATGCCGTTGCCTGGCTCATCCGCGCCGCCTTGAATGGTCATCCGGGTGGGACCGGGATCACCACGGCGAACTACACGGCGGATGGCACCGCGGTCGCGATCAATGGCGCTGCGGGGACCAGCAATACCTTCAATTTGAAGGGCGACGAACTGATCCTGATCAATGACGTGACCGGCGCTAGCGACGCGGGTGAAGGCTGGGGCGGCTGGAAGCATCCTGCCTGCCCGAGAACGGCTGCGGGTTCAGCGGATGGTACCGCGGCCAATGGCATCATCGTGGTCAAAAACAAGGCGCCGGATTAA
- the rsmI gene encoding 16S rRNA (cytidine(1402)-2'-O)-methyltransferase: METPDCGILYLVATPIGNLADLSFRALDVLRQADCIAAEDTRHSRPLLEHYGIATPLLPLHEHNEDRTAPRLVERLLRGETIALISDAGTPLISDPGFPLVRLARQQGIRVIPIPGACALVAAISASGLPTDRFSFEGFPPRTSSARKSMLQSLADDPRTLIFYESSHRTLDFLKDLAEVFPAQRPVAIARELTKLYETIVNSTAGEAAALVAAGPHMQKGEFVILIAGADPAQAPRDSLTDEQQRVLGFLLEECSVKTAASLCARITGARRELAYQAALQLKRENDAG; this comes from the coding sequence GTGGAAACACCAGACTGCGGCATACTATACCTAGTCGCCACCCCCATCGGCAATCTGGCGGACCTGAGCTTCCGCGCCCTCGACGTGCTGCGCCAAGCGGATTGCATCGCCGCCGAGGACACGCGCCACAGCCGCCCACTCCTCGAACACTACGGCATCGCCACGCCCTTGCTGCCCCTGCACGAGCACAACGAGGACCGAACCGCCCCGCGCCTGGTGGAACGCCTCCTGCGGGGCGAAACCATCGCCCTGATCTCCGACGCTGGCACGCCGCTCATCAGCGACCCCGGGTTTCCCCTGGTACGCCTTGCGCGCCAGCAGGGCATACGGGTCATACCCATACCGGGCGCCTGTGCGCTGGTGGCGGCGATTTCGGCCTCCGGCCTGCCCACCGACCGCTTCAGCTTCGAAGGTTTTCCGCCGCGCACGAGCTCGGCGCGCAAATCGATGCTGCAGTCCCTGGCAGACGATCCAAGGACCTTGATCTTCTACGAGTCCAGCCACCGGACCTTGGATTTTCTAAAGGACTTAGCCGAGGTTTTCCCGGCGCAGCGGCCCGTTGCCATCGCTCGTGAACTCACCAAGTTGTACGAGACCATCGTCAACAGCACGGCGGGCGAAGCCGCGGCGCTGGTTGCGGCCGGTCCGCACATGCAGAAAGGCGAGTTCGTCATCCTGATCGCGGGCGCCGACCCCGCTCAGGCACCCAGGGACAGCCTGACGGACGAGCAACAACGGGTGTTGGGTTTTCTGCTGGAGGAATGTTCGGTGAAGACTGCTGCCTCCTTGTGCGCGCGCATCACCGGCGCGCGCAGGGAGTTGGCCTACCAGGCGGCTTTGCAGCTTAAACGTGAGAACGACGCCGGTTAA
- the hisH gene encoding imidazole glycerol phosphate synthase subunit HisH, with translation MSSVAVIDYGMGNLHSIAKALQHADPAVRVIVTGEPKDLLSADRVVFPGVGAIRDCMQALQQRQLIPVLAELAASKPVLGICLGMQALLEESEENDGTACLGLLAGRVVRFPDGLQDSGGNPLKIPHMGWNRLNPSAAHPLWDGIDPGSWFYFVHSYYACPADSSQIAATSDYPTPFAAALQRDNLFAVQFHPEKSQVAGLRLLANFLRWKPGQ, from the coding sequence ATGTCCTCGGTGGCCGTTATCGATTATGGAATGGGTAACCTCCATTCCATCGCCAAGGCGCTTCAGCATGCCGATCCCGCAGTGCGCGTTATTGTCACGGGCGAACCCAAGGATTTGCTCAGCGCCGATCGCGTGGTATTCCCGGGCGTCGGGGCGATTCGTGACTGCATGCAGGCGCTGCAGCAGAGGCAGCTGATCCCTGTGTTGGCCGAACTGGCCGCGAGCAAGCCTGTCCTGGGTATATGCCTGGGCATGCAGGCCCTGTTGGAGGAAAGCGAGGAAAACGACGGCACGGCGTGTCTGGGTTTGCTGGCGGGTCGTGTCGTGCGATTCCCGGATGGCTTGCAGGACAGCGGCGGCAATCCCCTGAAGATTCCGCACATGGGATGGAACCGGTTGAATCCGTCTGCTGCACATCCGCTCTGGGATGGCATCGACCCCGGCAGCTGGTTTTATTTCGTCCACAGTTACTACGCCTGTCCCGCCGATTCGAGCCAGATCGCGGCGACCAGCGATTATCCGACACCCTTTGCCGCAGCGCTGCAGCGCGACAATCTGTTTGCCGTGCAGTTTCACCCGGAGAAGAGTCAGGTGGCAGGCTTGCGCCTGCTGGCCAATTTTCTGCGCTGGAAGCCGGGCCAATGA
- the hisA gene encoding 1-(5-phosphoribosyl)-5-[(5-phosphoribosylamino)methylideneamino]imidazole-4-carboxamide isomerase has product MLLIPAIDLKDGKCVRLRQGRMEDDTVFSEDPVAMARRWVSEGAKRLHLVDLDGAFAGVPRNREVIHAIREGCPDVQIQVGGGIRDEDTIQGYLDAGVDFVIIGTKAVSAPHFVSDVAAEFPNHIIIGLDARDGKVAIDGWSKLSHHDVIDLAQKFEDDGVEAIIYTDISRDGMMEGINIEATARLARSIRIPVIASGGITNLEDIRQLGGIVADGVMGAITGRALYEGTLSFAEGQKLADTF; this is encoded by the coding sequence ATGCTCTTGATACCTGCTATCGACCTGAAAGATGGCAAGTGTGTCCGTTTGCGGCAGGGCCGCATGGAAGACGATACGGTGTTTTCCGAGGATCCTGTGGCGATGGCGAGACGTTGGGTATCCGAGGGCGCCAAGCGGCTGCATCTGGTGGATCTGGATGGCGCGTTCGCCGGAGTTCCCCGCAACCGCGAGGTCATCCACGCCATTCGCGAAGGCTGTCCCGACGTGCAGATCCAGGTGGGCGGCGGAATCCGCGACGAAGACACGATCCAGGGCTATCTGGACGCCGGTGTGGATTTCGTCATTATCGGCACCAAGGCGGTGAGTGCGCCGCACTTCGTGAGCGACGTAGCCGCCGAGTTTCCCAATCACATCATCATTGGCCTGGACGCCCGCGACGGCAAGGTAGCCATCGACGGCTGGTCCAAACTGTCCCACCACGATGTGATCGACCTTGCGCAGAAGTTCGAGGATGATGGCGTCGAGGCCATCATCTACACCGACATCAGCCGCGACGGCATGATGGAGGGCATCAACATCGAGGCCACTGCGCGTCTTGCGCGGTCCATTCGAATTCCCGTAATCGCATCGGGCGGCATCACCAACCTGGAGGATATCCGCCAACTGGGCGGGATCGTGGCCGACGGGGTGATGGGAGCCATCACCGGGCGGGCACTGTATGAGGGTACCTTGAGCTTCGCCGAAGGCCAGAAACTGGCGGATACCTTCTAG
- a CDS encoding phosphoribosyl-ATP diphosphatase, with amino-acid sequence MTEADILARLAEVLEQRKSQNPKDSYVASLYAKGLDTILKKIGEEAAETIIAAKGGEPAQIVYEMADLWFHCLVLLANQGLGPNDVLGELQRRFGLSGIEEKASRT; translated from the coding sequence ATGACCGAGGCTGATATTCTGGCGCGTCTGGCAGAGGTGTTGGAGCAGCGTAAATCGCAGAATCCCAAGGACTCCTACGTGGCGAGCCTGTATGCCAAGGGACTGGATACCATTCTGAAGAAAATCGGCGAAGAAGCCGCCGAGACCATTATCGCCGCCAAGGGCGGCGAACCCGCGCAGATCGTCTATGAAATGGCCGATCTCTGGTTCCACTGCCTGGTTCTGCTGGCAAACCAGGGTCTGGGGCCCAACGACGTGCTTGGCGAACTCCAGCGCCGCTTCGGTCTTTCCGGGATCGAGGAGAAAGCCTCCCGCACTTGA